The following are encoded together in the Nymphaea colorata isolate Beijing-Zhang1983 chromosome 14, ASM883128v2, whole genome shotgun sequence genome:
- the LOC116267691 gene encoding uncharacterized protein LOC116267691 produces the protein MDVKNHHHLHFRNQFHMQRLTSGRMILFATASHEGSLVACPSFALEFGIRPLLLPPMVCYCIPVMSIACMRLPGWLLEKLKNELEKQLEESQEAWKSTIESYKEQAAKMKDLSEEAYELYPKKAMVLFEDVSEQAKVQAKKARKYISLIAEQVTIEEGSIFLLQRRTLQSQCARLFIGGFLSFMLIVSIPAIRFGMILGGYSKKAMVLFEDVSEQVKVQATKAKKYISLVAEQVTMEGREYLSSAAENPPKPVKESGNFYCAVLFIGGFLSFMLIVSIPAIRFDMILGGALL, from the exons ATGGACGTCAAGAACCATCATCACCTGCATTTCCGCAATCAGTTTCACATGCAGAGATTAACTTCTGGCAGAATGATTCTGTTTGCCACCGCTTCTCACGAAGGATCT CTGGTTGCATGCCCCTCATTTGCTTTAGAGTTTGGAATTCGGCCACTTCTTCTGCCTCCAATGGTTTGCTACTGCATTCCAGTTATGTCAATAGCTTGCATGCGTCTTCCTGGTTGGCTGT tggaaaaattgaagaatgaGCTTGAGAAGCAGTTGGAAGAGTCACAAGAAGCATGGAAGAGCACGATAGAATCTTACAAAGAGCAGGCTGCGAAAATGAAAGACTTGTCAGAGGAAGCGTATGAATTGTATCCTAAGAAAGCCATGGTGCTTTTTGAAGATGTCTCTGAGCAGGCCAAAGTACAAGCAAAGAAAGCTAGGAAATATATATCTTTGATTGCAGAACAAGTCACCATAGAGGAAGGGAGTATCTTTCTTCTGCAACGGAGAACCCTCCAAAGCCAGT GTGCACGGCTGTTCATCGGTGGATTTCTCTCCTTCATGCTAATTGTAAGCATTCCAGCAATTAGGTTTGGCATGATTCTAGGAG GATATTCTAAGAAAGCCATGGTGCTTTTTGAAGATGTCTCTGAGCAGGTCAAAGTACAAGCAACGAAAGCtaagaaatatatatctttGGTTGCAGAACAAGTCACCATGGAGGGAAGGGAGTATCTTTCTTCTGCAGCGGAGAACCCTCCAAAGCCAGTAAAGGAAAGTGGAAACTTTTACT gTGCAGTGCTGTTCATCGGTGGATTTCTTTCCTTCATGCTAATTGTAAGCATTCCAGCAATTAGGTTTGACATGATTCTAGGAGGTGCACTGTTGTAA